TGGTATTTACTCCTATATCATCGTACGTGAATTGCGATTTGGAAAGGGATAGTGTCAGCCCACAAGAACTGGTTGACCCTGTATCGAACAAAGCAGCTGATACTGTCGCATTCCCAGTACCATCAAGTGTTACAGCACCATCCATCAAATCAAGCACCGGTGAAATGGTATCAAGTGGCATCAGCGTAATCGAATGAGAATGAGAGTCTGCTCCGTTTCCCCAGGTGGCTTTGATGGAATTTTGAATTGAACTACCTACGTGATTACAATCAAAGGTGTTCTGACTTTGCGGATCCAAGGTATACGTAACATCCGTACAATTACTGTTAACCAAATCTGAAGCGACTACAGTGAGCATACCTGAAGCCGGCAAGTAAACAGGTATCACTTCATTATTATCCGGCAGCTCTGGGATAACCCTCACATTGGCTGTCTCTGTATCACTGCTTGATCCAATAGTGGCCGTCAGGGTCACTGTATTGTTACCTAGATCAGCGCAGGTAAATAGCGTTTTATCTAACGATAAAGTAGGAAGGTTATCACATGCATCCTTCGATCCATTGTCGACATCTTCTGGTGCTATGGTGGCCTCACCGTCCTGATCCAGCATTACTGTAATGTTTTTCGTAACTGCCGTGACGGTGGGATTAGGGTCTGTACATTCACTGGTATACAGCACATTATCAATCAGCAGCGAAGAAGAAACCACTTGCTGCGTAAACTGATATGTGAATCCTAGTCGTGTATAATTCCCCGTATAATTGGCGTCTTTCAAATCATAAGTGTAAGACTGTGAAGTTGTGCCGACTTGAAATGAAGTCAAAACATCCCACTGGCTCCCATCATCCGTCGCCATAAGTTGCATGGTTAACATTTCCGAAGGAAGGATATTTTCTGCCTCCGCATCGAAGGTGATTATTCCCGTCAAATTCTCAACACTGGGCATGACGGCTCTTCCCTGAAAAAAGACGCTGATCCGTAATTGACCATTAACGACCGCTACATCATTGTCCGAGACACTGGAATTAGCTGCTCGAATCCAGCAATCGGGAATCGAGCCGCTTACGTTTTCAAAATCTTCATCCACGGTAAAGACAGGATCAGAGCATTGAGCTAAGAGTGCTATGGGCGTACTACAGAGTATACATAGAGTAAGTAAAATCTCCCTCATGTGTTTGTTTTTTTGTTAAATGCAGAGCAAAACAATACAGTCACAAAGGCAATTTTTCGAGGATTGAGTTACCGTTGAGAGTTTTTGAGTTATCGTCGAGAAAGGTTGAGTAACGTATTGGATCGATGTGAGAGATACCTTCTCAAAGGGTGCTTATAACCCTGAAAAAAGGTCAAATAGAGCAGCCCAACATGCTTATGTGTAGGTGGATACCAATTAAAGATTGGCCAACGCTTCCATGAATTGCTCTTTTTTCCTGACTGCCAATGGCACGGATGACCCATCGGACAAATGAATAAGGCCGCCATCACGTTTTTCAAAGCGCTCGACGTAAGTCATATTGATGAGATGGGATTTATGCACCCGAAAAAAGGGCTGATCATCGAGGGTTTTCTCGTACTCCTTAAGGGTTTTGGAGATGGTCAGTTTCTCCTTTTTTGAAAACCAGAAGACCGTATAATTGCTGTCTGACTCACACCTGATGATGTCCTTGATCTGTACAACGTGCATGGCCTCATTATCACTGAGGATGATCTTTTTATCTTCCTGATTGAGTACCCTGTTTTCTACCAGGGTAGCGATCGCAGACTTTGTTAATTCAGAATTTCTTTGTTTAGCCTTAGTAATAGCATCTTTGAGGTCAGCCGGAAAAACGGGTTTGATCAAATAATCTGTCGCACTGTACCTAAATGCCTGAATGGCATATCGGTCATGCCCTGTAATAAAAATCGTTTGAAAATCCGGACTTTCGAAGTTCGCTAACAAATCAAAACCAAGCCCGTCCCTCATTTCCACATCCATGAATGCGATAGCTATCGATTCGCTCTCCAACAATGCCAATCCGGAAACTACACCCGAAGCTTCACCTACTATTTCTGCTTCAGGAACGTGTTTTTCCAGCATGGCACGAAGGTGCTGACGCGCCGTTTTTTCATCATCTATAATTGCGACTCTCAAAAGCAGCTCATTTACCGTACAGGAACATGCAATGCTACACGTGTTCCATCAGGATTTCCACTATTATCCGTTCTGTTTTCGATCAACAGTTGGATTTTGTTTTTTAGCGAACGATTATACAAATCAATTCTTTCTTTGATGATGGTTGTGCTCAAAGAACGTTTGCTTGTTTTGTATTCACTTTCCACAATCCCAACACCATTGTCTTCGATTTCCAAACGAATGGAATCCTCTGCCTGAGATAATTTCACTTTGATCAGTCCTCGCTCATCAGGTTTCAAACCGTGTTCTATGGCGTTTTCAACAAATGGCTGAATGAACATTGGAGGGATGTTGTCCATCTCCTCATCAATCGATTCATCCACCTCAATGACATAGTCAAAAGCATCCTTTAACCTTCGTTTATTGAGTTCAAGGTAATCTTTAACCATTGCAATTTCATCCTCAACCGGAATGAACTCCTCCCGAGAATTTTCAAGAATTTTTCGCATCAGACGCGCGAATAGTTCCAGGTATGATTCTGCTGCCTCAGTATCCCTATCAAACAAAGATGCCTGAACAGTAATGAGGGCATTGGAAATAAAATGAGGATTAAGTTGAGAGCGTAGAAAGCGCTGTTCCAATTCTGCTTGTTGCCTTTGCCTCGACGTGGTTTGTCGGTAATACTGGAAATACGCAATACCTGCTATCAATAAAGTAATCACTAATCCAATGATCAGCATTTGATTGCGTCGGACGATGGTCAGCTCTTGAATAGTCGTTTGCTGAGTAAGCGCCTCGATCGCTGCTTCCTTCTTCTCTGTTTCATACTTGGTTTGGAGTTCTCCGACGATTTTATTCGTCTCTTCATATTGCAAAGAGTCACGCAACGCCTTATACTTCTCTTCCGATGCTTTTGCCAAATCTTTTCTTCCGATAATACTATATTGAATAAATAGCTTCATACTTACATCCTGAATGCGACCGATGAACCCCAACTTTTTAAAATAAGTCATGGCTTCTTCGTAGTACGCAATGGCGAGTTGATGGTCAGCTTGTTCGGCCGCTATGTTTCCGAGTGATTCAAGCGCACTTGTCAGGAGGTTCTCATTCCTGATTTCGCGGAAATAAGGCAACTCCGAAAGCAACAACTCCTTGGCTTGCTCAAATTCTTCCAGATAGATTTTGCAGGTAGCCATGTTGAGGGATGTTACTGCGATACCCGCTCTGAAATTGACACGCTCACATAGGTCACGGGCCTGATCAAAATAAGATAGCGCTTCATCATAATCTTTCAAATCCCGATAAGACTTCCCAACATTGAAATAGAACATTCCTTTCGAAGGAGTTTCGGGATCATCTTTTACTAATTCCAGGCTTTTCAGACTTAATTTAAGTGCTTTCTCATGATATCCAGCTGTAGCATAGATCGGTATCAAGTCACCCTGGGTGATCAATGTTTCATCCTTTCGTCCCAGTGAATCAAAAATCCGGATTGATTCTAATCCTACTTTAATGCCTTCTTCGATCTCTCCGCCTAAGGCGTACTGTTCAATTAATTCACGTTTTACGACCGCTTTTTGATAAGGCAATTGCTGTGCTTCGGCAATTTCCAGAGCCTCTTGAAGATATGCCTCACTTTTATCGCGCATTGAATTTTTGTAAACCGCTGCCAGTTTCAACAACACTTCCAGCCTAAGCGAATCGGGTTCCTCATATTGATCTAACAATTGGAGCAGACTATCTTGTTTTATCTGTTGAGACCGCAGTGGAGTTGAATGCAGAAAAAGCACGATGGAAATGGTGAAAAAGACAACTTTTGCTAGCAAATGATTGTTTTGGAATAAGCTTCCGGCAGCCCTACTTTCCCGCATATTTAATGACTCAATCCCTATGAATGAATATCAAAGATATGGACTCATGCCCAAAAATGGTCAAGAAGATCAATTCGAGAATAAACTCGGCGATTCATAACAATTAGTCATCCACTCTTTCTTTTTAGGGAATAAGACAAATTCAACCCTGCCCCCAGAGACAATTCTGAAAAAGTATCGAACTCATAGTAATTCAGAAAAACACTAAGCTTTTTAAAGTCATACTTCAATTCACCTTCGATCACCTTTTGAGTCCCAAACAAGGATATTTTACCCCTGATCGAAGTAGACGACTTGAAAATCTTAGTCCCTAGTCCGATCACTGGTGCAGAAAAAGTCCTGAATTCTTCAAAACCTGCGGTTAATATATCTTGTCGCAATCCACTGTAACCGAGTGTGAGGGTATGCTGCTTAAAGTTGAAATCGCCTTCAACCGCATATACCCAGGAAGAGAACCTATTGATATCAATATTGCGGTACCGTACATTGATGTCAGCAGAGTAACCACAATCATAAATGAAGTGACGATATTCCAGGCTACTTCTCAAGAAGAGATCATCATTCCTATTTGCCTGATAAGTCAGGTCCCCAATGAGTGGTCCTTTCGTATTGAATAGGAGGTCTTTCGGTAATGACAGCAGGATCTTGCCACCATAAGTGGATTGTATCGCTCCCGCTAGCGCATAAAAACTTACCTTTCTGTAGTCCCAAAAGTGCACGGTACAGTCATATTTAAGTACTATATCCAAGTAGCTTCGTCCTTTTATCGCCACTTCTTTCGATTTCAATCCAATAAATGAAAAGATCAGAACGTCATCTGACGATGGGACAGTCAGTTCAAAAAATCCATCAAAATCAGTGGTCGTCCAAACCGATTTCCCTTTCACTACAACGTTACAATTCGGGACTGAACCGCCATCGTTACCTAAAACCCTGCCTTTCACAACGTGCTGAGCTTGCCCCAACTGAGCAATGATGCTAAAGAGTATTGAAAAATTTAAAAGCCGTAGTTGTCTCGTCATGATTGCTAATTGTATTGACGACAGTTCCTTATAAATATAAATAAACTGGAACTAAGCCTATTTTACAACTAACATCGTTGAGCACCGAAAAGTCCTACTCATTCAAATCCGTTTCCAACTCCTGTTGGAGAAGGGCATGGATCGCTGCGAGGTGATGATCATCGTGCTCAGCAACAAAGAAGAATAAATTCATGATCGTCATTGGTATTTCCAACCTGGGATGCAATGCCGTTTTCAGGAGATCTTCCTCGGACAGCTGACGAAGCTTAATCATCATGTCTTGTCTTGCTAAATTGAAGCTCGCCAGAATGTCTTCCATTTCAGCATCATTGTGTCCCGCCTGATCCGTCGCCCTGTTTTCCAGATCTGTCGGTCGCAAATGTGATTCTCCATGCAAAATATCGGCTAATCGTCCCAGCCAAAGGGGTTCAAGATCAACTAAGTGACCTACATGCTCCTGGATAGACCATTTCCCATCTTGCTTGCTGATGAGTGTTTCTTTTGAGCAATTCTGCAGCTTCTGATTAATTCGTGCCGAAGTTCCCTCCAATCGTTCCAATAGGAGCGGATAAAGACTTACATCATTGACAAAGTCAAACTTCCTGTCAAACCATTTCTGTTGTTCCATAAGACCCTATACGAACTATTGAAGTTCAAAGATGCTCAGCATTGAACCAGACAATTGCTATTGATCAGTCTTCTCTCCCCTATCCAATTTTTCTTCTACCCGCTTTATTTGCTTACTGAGAGACTCCATGCCTTTGATGGTCTCATTAAATCCCTTTTGCAGGACGTAAATGATCCCTAGTCCTAAAACTGCGATTTCTCCGATCAGAATAAAATTGCTCATGATTTGTGTTGGTTTTGATTCAATTGACACTCAAGGTATGAAGAATTCAGAGGCCATAGCGAAAAGGATTTAACTGGTTTTTCAGTTAATAAACTGAATTAACAGTTGTGTAACTGAAGAATCAGTTATATCATTGTACCTATGGAACGACTAACCAGGGCTGAAGAGCCTATCATGAAGATTATCTGGGATAAGGGAGAAGTGTTCATCAAAGACATCATTGAAGCACTATCGGAGAAAATCCCCTACAACACGGTATCGTCTATTGTGAGGGTACTGGAGTCCAAAAACATGGTAGGGCACAAGGCTTATGGAAGGACCTATCAATATTACCCATTGATCAAGAAAAGCGAGTATCGGAAGTCACTACTCAAGACGATGATATTCGAATACTTCGATGGTTCTTATAAGGGATTGTTGTCTCAAATGATTGCCAACGAAGATCTATCGAAAGACGAACTAGAGGAAATGAAAAAACTGCTAAATGAAAAGTCATGATTGAAATTGCTATTTACCTGTCGGAGTTCTTATTGATCTCTACCTTATTTTTTGTCATTTATTTATTGATCAAGGAACATGCAACTCCGCAGCTTCGACGCGTATTTCTGCTTTGCTGGCTATTATCCTCTTCGATCTTTCCTCTGATATCTATTGAGGGTTACCAATACCCGGTAGCTTACTTATCACATGATGCATTTGAGAGAAAGGAAGTAGACCATCAATTCAAAGCAATGGATGGTTTAACACCTCAAAATCCACCGCAAATTTCCATCCCTGTTCAGACCTCAGCCAATCAGCAAGTTGTTCCCAAAGCAGCCCCATCTAAAGACAAGAATTTCTCCTATCAATCTTTGTTTCTGATTCTCTATTTCTCGATAGTGGGCCTATTATTTGCCCGGTTCTTATTTGGCCTGGCACAAATCCTGATGATGACTAAAAAGGCTGAAACAATACGGATCGACGGCAGGAAAGTATTCAAGGTGAATCAGTCTGGTTTTACGGGGGCATCATTCTTTCAATGGATATTCATCGGTTCCGATATAGACAGCAGCGATACGGAATTGATCCTCCAACATGAAATGACACACAGTCGATTGAGACATAGTTTCGATGTGATTTTAGGAAACCTCTACCAGATCATGTTTTGGGCTTGCCCATGGAGTTGGTATGTATTGAGGCAGATCAAACTAAATGCAGAATTAGAAACGGACCATGTCCTTTCACAAAAGGTATCCATCAAAAGGTACGGAGAGCTCTTGCTCAACCTTCACCAAACCCAGGTGTCCTATGTATTGAACAATTTCAGTGCGGGCCACCTCAAGGTCCGAATTAAATCCATGACGAATCAATCCTCTCAGAAGAAATGGATACTTGCCGTACCTGTTCTACTGATCACGATTTCTTTCCTCGCAGTAAGTTGTAGTGACATCATCGAAAGTACTGCCTCCAGGAATACTGAATCCGCGTTAGATGCACGGCTAGTTGATGTGAAATCCATCACGACTAAATTCGTCAGTCATCAAAACGATACGCAACAAAAGACTGGTAAAATTGTGTCCAGAGTTACTTTTCTTCCGGATGGCAGTCTTGACGAATTCGTAGAAAAGACCTCTTATCCCTACGATCGTGAATATGAAGTGAAAAAGACTTTTTGGGATACTCCAGCAAAAAAGAACCTTTTTCACGCCATGGATGGGTTGAATTTAGGGGTTGCTGAAAGGAACCTTCTCTATGGCAACGACTGGTCTACGGCCTATCTCAAACATCTAAGAGATAAAAGAAACTCCGAGCTAAGCAGGGGCTTTTGGGATGAAGAAATTACCGCCGATAAAGAGATAAATCCGACATCAATCAAGGTTGCCAGAGATTACAGTGGAAATAGTATTTCATTTTTAAATTCTCCCGAAACAACCCAGTTCTTCGAGTATGACGGCAATAAGGTGATCTCAACGTCAAAGATGACTGAATACAAAATAGATGAAAGCCAAATAGAGACGTATTTAACTAAATACGAAGGCATGGAATCAGAGGTAGCAAAACAATTAGACTGGGCCAAGCTTAACTCCGGAAAGGTGACAAATGACATCAAGTTTTTCTTTGACGGGGAGTTATTGACAAGCATCACCACCCAGGATTCGTATGGAGATCCGATTACTTATAAGTTCTTTTATCAGAACAATCTGCTTACCAAACAGGAGTACTACAAATACGGAAAGTTAGTCAATACGCGGGTCCATCATTACAAAAATGGACTGAAAGATCGCTCAGAAATCTTCAACATCTACAATGAACCAGAATACACCATTCTTTACGAATATGAATTCTGGTAAGATCAGCGGAATATTCGTTTAGTTCAGCATGAATTTCACCTCTTACACACGGTGACCGGATCTATTTTTGAAGTAGTTGAAACACCTGTATTCCCACTTTTGACGCATATCAGTCAACTTAAGCGTCATTCCTGCGTAGGCAGGGTGCCTGACCAAGGAATCTCAAACTTAGATGTGCTAACAGACTTTGAGATTCCCGAACACAGTCCCATCCGGGTACGGCGGGAATGACGGGTTTTGTTTTTTTGGTTTAAGTTGACAGCCAAAAACTCTTGAAGTGGGTCTCTCTAGTAATTTGAAAGAAAAGATTTCCAACACTTCATTTCAAACACCCTGAGGTTATGATGTACTTGACTAACCTCCTACCCCAACACCTTCTCCAAAATCTTCTTGGTGATCAGATAAGTCGGTAAGATCCCTTCTGCACCCAAACTTCCGGAAGCCAACGTACTTCCCGTTCGCAGCGGATTATCAGAAGCGTAGTAAGCGTAAAATACTTTCACGTTTTCATCCACACTCCTACGAATACGAGAGGCCGACTGGATCGCTTTCTGATAATGTGCTCCTTCCATTTCCAGGCCTACCGCATTCCAGGTCGTCTCCAGGAAATGAGCCAGAATATCATGGTTTTGAAGAGATGTCCCCAGTACCGTGATCATGGTTCCTTCGAAAACCTGCAAGCCGCAACCTTCGAAATCTTCTTTGCTCAGCTGGTTGTCGAACGGATAGTTATCTGCCGTCCCTTCAAAAACGTGAGCGGTAGGGATCATGATATCGCCTTTATCCCCTTCGAGGATACCCGCTTTACCCATAATGGATACGGTTTCTACCCGCATCGGGTATTCTAGTTCCGCTCGTTCGTAAGGTTTTAGTAGTTCATCCAGACATTCGTAAGCCTGCTCTCCGAAGGCATAGTCCATCACAATCAGGACCTCTTCTTTGTTTTTGAATTGCTTCAGGTTCAGGTCCGGTGGCAAATGATTGGGATCAATTTTATCAAGCTCAATGATCTGGACCGTCAGGTTGGTCCCGGAATTATCCTGGATCTCGTATAAGCCATGCGTTTCCGCAAAAACACCGATCTTCTCCCGCATGGGCGCGTTTTCCGGTGCACTGGTCGCTTCAGCCAGCGCAGAAATCGACGGATAAGACTGCTCTTCTTTCAGCGCCTCGAATCCAAATAAGGTATTCTTTACACTGTGCAGGTTGGCACTGATGATGTGTTTGGTACGATCCATCAAGCCTTTTTCAAACAGCAAGTCTTTGATGCGTTGTGCCCATTGTGTCCCAAAAGCATGCTGCCCTACGATCTCTCTCAATTTTGCTGAAAAGCTGATGCCTTTGTCCTTCTTCTCTTTTTCTTCCAGGATGGCTACCCGACCCAGGTGATAAACAATGTGGTACAGGCTGTTACTACTGCTGCTTTGTGCAAATTTCTCAACTGCCTGGCGGGTTTCTTCCAGCGTACGGCCAATGATGTTACTCAAATAGACAATGGCACGCTTCTCATCGAAGGCCTTCCCTCGACCTTCATATTCCACGACCTCTTCCAGTCGGCGCCAATCTTCATCGATCTCCCGCTTGGCCGTCATGGCGTGATCTTTGATCTTAGATGCCTCAATGTAGAGGAAGGTCAAGTGCGTTAAGATGTCATAGATGTCACTTCGTCCACGTGTCATTTCAATGTACATCCGCTCTTTATCGATCCGATAACAGTTGCGGCGACGTTTGGGAGGAATGATCAGTTCGTAACCCGATCCTTCAAAGCCTTCACTCGCGATCAGTTTGATGAACCGACATTCTTCAATGCCTTTGGGTAGCCGCTCCATGACGTAGAGCAGACCATCCAATTCTACACGCTCATGATCAGACATCACCCCATAGATCTCTGGGTTCAGGACCTTCATGGCTTCAATTAATGATTTTCCAGATACGCCCATGGGTTTGTAGCTTCCCCTCAAAAACAGGTGGCGCATGGTGATGTAGAGCCTTTCGATTGCGGCCCTGGATTCTCTTGTACGTTTTTTATCAACGCTCATTCAAAAAGGTTGTTTTTTATATGTTAGAAAGGCTGACTACTGCAAGTATTAGCATTCTATGCGATTTTATTTCGGAGGAACAGATTCTTCATAGAATCTTCTAAATCAGGAAACAAATCGCTAAACAGCATCAGCTAAAATTTCACAAAACTAATGCATTTGTGATTCATGGCGGCTATTATTTTTTCCGGAAACGCTGACCTAAACATTCAAAGCAGTTGTCAACGAGAATCTTTAAGCTTTGAATTACTCATCGCCTAAAAATCTTCCCAACTACCCATTTCTCACTATATTAGATAACGGAAACCCCTACTCTCATGTCCGAAAGAGCCTTAGAACTCATCGAAGCAGAAAAGCAAAACAAAACTGGAAGACTGTACCTGACCAAAACT
This DNA window, taken from Cytophagales bacterium, encodes the following:
- a CDS encoding DinB family protein yields the protein MEQQKWFDRKFDFVNDVSLYPLLLERLEGTSARINQKLQNCSKETLISKQDGKWSIQEHVGHLVDLEPLWLGRLADILHGESHLRPTDLENRATDQAGHNDAEMEDILASFNLARQDMMIKLRQLSEEDLLKTALHPRLEIPMTIMNLFFFVAEHDDHHLAAIHALLQQELETDLNE
- a CDS encoding BlaI/MecI/CopY family transcriptional regulator, with amino-acid sequence MERLTRAEEPIMKIIWDKGEVFIKDIIEALSEKIPYNTVSSIVRVLESKNMVGHKAYGRTYQYYPLIKKSEYRKSLLKTMIFEYFDGSYKGLLSQMIANEDLSKDELEEMKKLLNEKS
- a CDS encoding LytTR family DNA-binding domain-containing protein, which translates into the protein MRVAIIDDEKTARQHLRAMLEKHVPEAEIVGEASGVVSGLALLESESIAIAFMDVEMRDGLGFDLLANFESPDFQTIFITGHDRYAIQAFRYSATDYLIKPVFPADLKDAITKAKQRNSELTKSAIATLVENRVLNQEDKKIILSDNEAMHVVQIKDIIRCESDSNYTVFWFSKKEKLTISKTLKEYEKTLDDQPFFRVHKSHLINMTYVERFEKRDGGLIHLSDGSSVPLAVRKKEQFMEALANL
- a CDS encoding histidine kinase — protein: MRESRAAGSLFQNNHLLAKVVFFTISIVLFLHSTPLRSQQIKQDSLLQLLDQYEEPDSLRLEVLLKLAAVYKNSMRDKSEAYLQEALEIAEAQQLPYQKAVVKRELIEQYALGGEIEEGIKVGLESIRIFDSLGRKDETLITQGDLIPIYATAGYHEKALKLSLKSLELVKDDPETPSKGMFYFNVGKSYRDLKDYDEALSYFDQARDLCERVNFRAGIAVTSLNMATCKIYLEEFEQAKELLLSELPYFREIRNENLLTSALESLGNIAAEQADHQLAIAYYEEAMTYFKKLGFIGRIQDVSMKLFIQYSIIGRKDLAKASEEKYKALRDSLQYEETNKIVGELQTKYETEKKEAAIEALTQQTTIQELTIVRRNQMLIIGLVITLLIAGIAYFQYYRQTTSRQRQQAELEQRFLRSQLNPHFISNALITVQASLFDRDTEAAESYLELFARLMRKILENSREEFIPVEDEIAMVKDYLELNKRRLKDAFDYVIEVDESIDEEMDNIPPMFIQPFVENAIEHGLKPDERGLIKVKLSQAEDSIRLEIEDNGVGIVESEYKTSKRSLSTTIIKERIDLYNRSLKNKIQLLIENRTDNSGNPDGTRVALHVPVR
- a CDS encoding carboxypeptidase-like regulatory domain-containing protein; the encoded protein is MTRQLRLLNFSILFSIIAQLGQAQHVVKGRVLGNDGGSVPNCNVVVKGKSVWTTTDFDGFFELTVPSSDDVLIFSFIGLKSKEVAIKGRSYLDIVLKYDCTVHFWDYRKVSFYALAGAIQSTYGGKILLSLPKDLLFNTKGPLIGDLTYQANRNDDLFLRSSLEYRHFIYDCGYSADINVRYRNIDINRFSSWVYAVEGDFNFKQHTLTLGYSGLRQDILTAGFEEFRTFSAPVIGLGTKIFKSSTSIRGKISLFGTQKVIEGELKYDFKKLSVFLNYYEFDTFSELSLGAGLNLSYSLKRKSG